The Spiroplasma endosymbiont of Crioceris asparagi genome contains the following window.
TAGATCATAATAAATTTTTCCATAGAACGCTAATTCAGCACGTTTATTAATTGTGCTCATAACTTCAGTTGCTAAAATTGGGAATGTCCCTGCAGCAGATTCTCCAGATAACATTGTTGCATCTGCCCCTAACTCAGTTGCGTGGTAAACATCAGTTACTTCTGCTCTTGTTGGTTGAGGGTTATCAGTCATTGATTCTAACATTTGTGTAGCTACAATAACTATTTTGTTAGCCTTACGACATTTTCTAATAATTTTTTTCTCTCAGTAAGGAACTTCATAATAAGGAACTTCTAATCCCAAGTCTCCACGAGCAATCATTACACCATCACCGTGTTCAATAATTTCATCAATATTAATTAATCCAATTTTTGATTCAATTTTTGAAATTATTTGAATATGTTCTGCATTATTTTCTTTTAAAATAGTTCTTATTTCTTCCACATTTTTTGCATTGTTTACAAATGATGCAGCGATATAATCTACATTTTTTAAGGCTCCAAATTTAATATCATTTTTATCTTTTTCTGCTAAAAATGGTAATGTAAATTCAACACCTGGTAAGTTAATTCTTTTGTTATCTTTAATGTTGTGTGTATTAAATGCTGTTGTTGTAATTTTTTTAGGTTCAACTTTTATAACATTTAAAGTTAGTTTACCATCATCAACTAAAACTGTATCACCAACTTTTAAATCAATTGACATATCATATGAAACACTAAATTCTTTGTCTCCACAAATTTTACTGTCAAATTGTTTTTCATCAGAAATAATAGTGATAGTGTCACCTTTATTTACTTTGCAAACACCATTTTGATTTTTTCCAACCCTAATTTCTGGACCTTTTGTATCCAACATGATTGAAATTGGTTTTTTAAGTTCTTTTTGAATTTCACGACATGCTTCAATAACTTTTCCGTGATCTTCATGATTACCATGAGAAAAATTTAATCTCACAACATTCATTCCTGCTTCATATAATTCTTTAATTTTTTCTTTTGAATTAGTTGAAGGACCAATTGTTGTAATAACTTTTGTTCTTTTAATTTTTTGTTCTAAGAATTCCGGCTCATAAAATTCAAAATTTTTACTTTTTCTCATGTTAGTTTCCCCTATTAATTTTTCTGATTGCGTTATATTCTTCTGATTTATTTTTCCTTGCAGCGTTTAATGTTGATTCAATGTCACGTGCAACAATTTTATTTTCTGATAATCCAATGTAAAGACCACCATTACCTTTTAAAAGTTCATTAACTGCGAAGATTCCAAAGTGTGTTGCTCAATATCTTTCCATTGCTGTAGGCGTTCCACCACGTTGAATATGACCAAGAATTGTTGCTCTTGTTTCATATCCAGACTCTGCTTGAATTCTTTTTGCTAAAGCATGTGAATCAAATAGTTGTTCTGCAACAGCCACAACCACACTTCGGTGATTAATACTTTTTAGTCGTTTTGTTTCAGCAACAATTTCATCTTCTGATAAAAATGATTCTTTAGTCGAAAATATTTCAGCTCCAGTTGCTGTTGCTCCATAAAGAGTTAAGTCTCCACAACCATTACCCATTATTTCCACAACCATACATCTATTGTGTGATTCAATAGTATCTCTAATTTGATCAATTGATCTAACCACAGTGTTTAGTGCTGTATCAAAGCCAATTGTTAAATCTGATGAAACAATATCATTATCAATAGTTCCCGGAATACCAATACAATTAATTCCCATTTTTGTAAGTTTTTCAGCCCCTTGATAACTTCCATCTCCACCAATAACAACTAATGCTTCGATTTTACGTTTTTTTAAATTAGCAATTGCTTTTTCTCTAACTTTTTCTTCTTTAAATTCTGGAAGTCTTGCAGAACCAATAACTGTTCCACCTTTACTTAAAATGTTTTGTGCAAACTTTAAGTCAACTTCTTCTAAATCATTATTAACTAAACCTCTATATCCATCTTTAACAACAAATGGTTTTATTCCATTGGAAAGTGCTGTTTTAACGACTGCAGCAATTGCTGCATTCATTCCTGGAGCATCTCCTCCACTTGTCAGAACTGCAATATTTTTAATCATTTTTACCCCTTATTTCATTATGTATATTATAATCTTTTATTTATTTCATTTCCATTTTTTTCACTTAGCTTTATCTAAAGAACCAATGTATGGTAAGTTTCTTAAACGTTCTTCAATATCAAAACCATATCCCACTAAAAATTGATCTTCAGCAACTTCAAATCCAACAAATTCAGCGTCAATATTTTTATAACGTGGTTCATTTTGAACTCTTCTCATTAGAACTGCTGTTTTAACTTCTTTGGGTTCCCCTTGTTGCATGTGGGTTTTAACAAACTGAATAGTTGTCCCTGATTCTAAAATATCTTCCACTATCAATGCATATTTACCAACAAGTTGAGTATTTAAATCTAATATTAATTTAGGAATAGTTGTTGATTTTGTTTTTCCCATGTAAGAAGAAACCAACATAAAGTCCGCAATAAAATCAAATTTAAAATGCTTAATTAATTCAGCCATAAATGGAACTGAACCTTTTAAAATACCTACCACTACAATTATGGCATCTGGATCTTTTTTAATAATATCTAAATAGTATTCATTAAGTTCTTCTGCTAATTCAACAATTCGATTTTCAAGATCTTCTTTTGAATAAAGAACTTCTTTAATTAATTCGTGTTTTTCCATATTATCCTTTATTTGCCAAGTAAGTCTCTAAGATTAATTGTGCAGCTAGTGTATCTTTTTTTTGTTTTTGTTTTTGTCTTGAAATATTTGCACTTATCATAATTGATTTTGCCATTCTAGTTGTTAAACGTTCATCAATTTTAATAATGTCTTCTAAGTTACAAATCTTTTTTTCCGTCAATAAATAAATAATGTGTTCAACCATTTCTACTCGATGTCCTAATGTCCCATCCATGTTTTTTGGATATCCAACAATTATTTTTTCTGGTGTTAAGTCTTTTAATTCTGGTGTTAATTTGTTAATACAATCTTCAAAATCATTTTCGTTAAAATTAATAGTTTTGTATGGAGACACAATTATTCCTTGCGATGTAGCAATTCCCACCGTTTTAGAACCTAAATCTAATCCAACATATCTAACTTTATTCATTTGTTTAATTATATATTATTTATTATCAAATTTTAATTCTATTCTGTGGTGATTTGTACATTTTATGATTTTCTTGAATGTTATAAACCTCAAAAAATTCATCAATGTTTTCTAGTATTCCATTAACACGATATTTACCAGGAGAATGTGGATCAATGTTTACTAAATATTTAGCATATTCTGGAGTACATTTAGTTTTTCAAATTCTTCCATATGCTTCAAAAAACTCTTTTATTTCATCAGGATAATGTTTTTTAATAATTTCTAAGTTTGCCACAACCCCACCAAGGTCAGCAATGTTTTCACCAAGAGTTAGTTCGCCATTTAAATTCACACCCTCAATTGAAAATTCAGAATATCTATCAGCTAATCTTTTAGTTAATTTATCAAACAATTCTCGATCTTGAGCAGTTCATCAATTATTTAAATTACCATTTTCATCAAATTTTGATCCCTCATCATCAAACCCATGAACTATTTCATGACCAATAACAACTCCAATTCCTCCATGATTTTTACCTTTAGAATTTTTAATGTCATAAAATGGTTCTTGTAAAATTGCTGCTGGGAACACAATTACATTTTCGGTTGGATTGTAATATGCATTTACTTCTTGGGGATTCATATATCATTTATCAGGATCTACTTTTCCTGTTTGCAATTCTTTTAAAGCAATTTTTCTTTCATGTTTTGCAACTGAAAGTGCATTTTCATATAAGTTTGAGTTTTCCGCAAATGTCTTAATTTCAACATCAGAGAAATCTTCTCATTTATTAGGAAACCCAATTTTTAAATTAAAAGTCTCTAATTTTTTAATTGCCGCTTTTTTAGTAGTCTCACCCATTCATTCTAGGTTAGCAATTCTTTTTTTATAAACTTCAAACATTTGTTTTATCATTTTAATAACATCATCTTTGGCTTCTTTAGAAAAATGCTTCTTCACATATTCTTTACCAATTAATTCACCAAGATATGCTTCAACTTTTGCAATGGCGCGTTCTCTTAATGGTTTGGGTTCTTTAACACCACTAAATGATTTAGAATATTCAAATCCAATTTTTCACAACTCTTCAGTTAAAGAATTAGAATTTGATCCAATAATTCTTGTTATTAAATAATATTTAAATGTTTCAATATCTACTTCTTGAATTGTTTTATTTAAAGCAGTCATAAAGTCGGGTTCTTCAACTACAAATTTTCTCGCACAATCTAATTCTCTTGCTTTAAAAAAACGAGCTCATTCAATAATTGGTGTGTGTTTTTTAAAATCATCAATAGTAAAAATATTGTAAAGTTTTAATGGATCACGTTTCTCTACTGGAGTTAAAGTTGCTAATGCTAATTTAGTTTCAAACTCATAAATTCTATCAACAATCACTTCCGGGTTAGAAATTGTTTTATCATTTAGTAATAAAAGTGCTTTTAAGTAGTTTTTGTAGGCATTTTGGACTTGTTTTGTATGATCATCATCTTTTGTATAGTAATCGCGCGTTCCCATCCCCAGTGACACTGAACCAATATATAAAATATTAGTTTGTGAATCTTTTAAATCTTGTTCAACACTTATTGAAAACAATCCTGACTCAAAATTTTCTGATAAATAAATTAATAAATTTGTTAAATCTTTAATATCTTTAAACTCTTTAATGTGGTTTAAAATTGGTTCAATTGGTTTTAACCCAACTTTATTTCTGCTTTTAAAATCAATAAAATTGTTATATAAATTAACAATTTTTAATTCATCACTCCCACTAAGATATTTATGTTTATTGGTAATTAACTCATCAATTATTAACCCAACATTGTCAACTGATTGTTTGTGCAACTCTTCGAAAGCACCTCATGAAGAATAACCCGTAGGAATTTTTGTTTCTTTTAATCATTCTCAATTTAAAGCTTCATAAAAATCATCTTGTAATAATGGTTTATTTTTCATATGTTTTTCCTTTAAACCAATTATATATTTGTGATAAAAAAAATCTACCATTTAGGTAGATTTAATTATTTAAATTATTTTTTGTTGATATTGTAGAATGATTTAATTCCATCATAGATGGCAGCATCCCCTAATTCTCTTTCAATTTCTAATAATCTATTGTATTTTGCTATTCTATCAGATCTTGACATTGAACCAGTTTTGATTTGTCC
Protein-coding sequences here:
- the pyk gene encoding pyruvate kinase, coding for MRKSKNFEFYEPEFLEQKIKRTKVITTIGPSTNSKEKIKELYEAGMNVVRLNFSHGNHEDHGKVIEACREIQKELKKPISIMLDTKGPEIRVGKNQNGVCKVNKGDTITIISDEKQFDSKICGDKEFSVSYDMSIDLKVGDTVLVDDGKLTLNVIKVEPKKITTTAFNTHNIKDNKRINLPGVEFTLPFLAEKDKNDIKFGALKNVDYIAASFVNNAKNVEEIRTILKENNAEHIQIISKIESKIGLINIDEIIEHGDGVMIARGDLGLEVPYYEVPYWEKKIIRKCRKANKIVIVATQMLESMTDNPQPTRAEVTDVYHATELGADATMLSGESAAGTFPILATEVMSTINKRAELAFYGKIYYDLALAKAKDTSGDSSRAKIAYDLAIKSREGEYEYAIVASRTGSLLKMISKFRPNVTILGICESKENYTKFGVWHSIFMNRVESLEQTIESKEELSKIAKVWGLKPGTKVLVARSDKTWEIIIK
- the pfkA gene encoding 6-phosphofructokinase; its protein translation is MIKNIAVLTSGGDAPGMNAAIAAVVKTALSNGIKPFVVKDGYRGLVNNDLEEVDLKFAQNILSKGGTVIGSARLPEFKEEKVREKAIANLKKRKIEALVVIGGDGSYQGAEKLTKMGINCIGIPGTIDNDIVSSDLTIGFDTALNTVVRSIDQIRDTIESHNRCMVVEIMGNGCGDLTLYGATATGAEIFSTKESFLSEDEIVAETKRLKSINHRSVVVAVAEQLFDSHALAKRIQAESGYETRATILGHIQRGGTPTAMERYWATHFGIFAVNELLKGNGGLYIGLSENKIVARDIESTLNAARKNKSEEYNAIRKINRGN
- the hpt gene encoding hypoxanthine phosphoribosyltransferase codes for the protein MEKHELIKEVLYSKEDLENRIVELAEELNEYYLDIIKKDPDAIIVVVGILKGSVPFMAELIKHFKFDFIADFMLVSSYMGKTKSTTIPKLILDLNTQLVGKYALIVEDILESGTTIQFVKTHMQQGEPKEVKTAVLMRRVQNEPRYKNIDAEFVGFEVAEDQFLVGYGFDIEERLRNLPYIGSLDKAKWKKWKWNK
- the ruvX gene encoding Holliday junction resolvase RuvX yields the protein MNKVRYVGLDLGSKTVGIATSQGIIVSPYKTINFNENDFEDCINKLTPELKDLTPEKIIVGYPKNMDGTLGHRVEMVEHIIYLLTEKKICNLEDIIKIDERLTTRMAKSIMISANISRQKQKQKKDTLAAQLILETYLANKG
- a CDS encoding M13 family metallopeptidase: MKNKPLLQDDFYEALNWEWLKETKIPTGYSSWGAFEELHKQSVDNVGLIIDELITNKHKYLSGSDELKIVNLYNNFIDFKSRNKVGLKPIEPILNHIKEFKDIKDLTNLLIYLSENFESGLFSISVEQDLKDSQTNILYIGSVSLGMGTRDYYTKDDDHTKQVQNAYKNYLKALLLLNDKTISNPEVIVDRIYEFETKLALATLTPVEKRDPLKLYNIFTIDDFKKHTPIIEWARFFKARELDCARKFVVEEPDFMTALNKTIQEVDIETFKYYLITRIIGSNSNSLTEELWKIGFEYSKSFSGVKEPKPLRERAIAKVEAYLGELIGKEYVKKHFSKEAKDDVIKMIKQMFEVYKKRIANLEWMGETTKKAAIKKLETFNLKIGFPNKWEDFSDVEIKTFAENSNLYENALSVAKHERKIALKELQTGKVDPDKWYMNPQEVNAYYNPTENVIVFPAAILQEPFYDIKNSKGKNHGGIGVVIGHEIVHGFDDEGSKFDENGNLNNWWTAQDRELFDKLTKRLADRYSEFSIEGVNLNGELTLGENIADLGGVVANLEIIKKHYPDEIKEFFEAYGRIWKTKCTPEYAKYLVNIDPHSPGKYRVNGILENIDEFFEVYNIQENHKMYKSPQNRIKIW